The Muntiacus reevesi chromosome 15, mMunRee1.1, whole genome shotgun sequence region CTTCAATACTGGTTTCAATTCCTCTGTATACAccaaagtggtattgctggatcacatggtagtccTATTTTCAACTTTTTGAGAAACCAGGATGTAATTAAGTTTTCAAGAGGTCTTGTGGCTTCCTCTTAATCCAGTCTGACTGATGTCCTTGTTAGAGAAGGGGATGAggaagaggcctcaggagaagtCAGCTCTGCCCTCCTCAATCTGGGACTTCCAACTCCCAGAACTAAAGAGAAGAAATGTGTATTGTCTACACCCCCAATCTGAGAGTTTTGTTACTAGCACCTCTAGAAAAGGAATCCAACACTGACCAGGccctcaacaaatatttcttaaaattaagtTGAAATAGAAGAGCTATCAAGATTCTTTTAATCACAATGTTTTGCATCTATTGAATATTTACTGTGACTGAAAAGAGTCTAAGGCAGTTTCAAATCTGAgcccaaagaaactttttaaaattcctaagatctgtaagattaaaaacaatattCCTGGGAATTTCGTCTATTTCTAGGATAAAACCAATCAAGCGTCTCTTCAGTCACAGTTACTGCAGACGGCTAACAGGAATAGTACCACACGACAGCCACACGACAGGGAAAACGCTGCCAAAGCCCCCTCCCGACCTGGTCTTCCAGACCCATCAGGCCAGGCGGGAAGGGGCAGCTGGACCACAGGCGGCCTCGCCCCTATTCGTTCTAGAAGGGGTCAGTGTCCAGGGCTGTGACGCGCCTCATATGGGGCGTGTCCTGTAGCCTGAGGCCCTCGGCTTTGTCACCAGAAATCCAGGCTACCGAGGAACATTCTGGATGGCCCCTGggccggcaggcaggcaggcaggcagcgcGAAGAAGCCTGGGTGGGGCCGGAGTCTCACTGCTCGGTCAGAACCCAACATTGCCTCAGACCTGCTCCAAATGACGCAGCAGGGCCCAGAACGGCCCAGGGCAAGGCACTCTCCACTTGTGAAGGCGAGACGTTCCTCCaaatcaagaaataaagaaaagttagcacatggaactctgctcaacactgtaccagcctggacgggagggggcGTTGGGGGAGAAGGGACACGTGTCtaggtatggctgagtccctttcctACTCACCTGAGACTACCACAACGTTGTTGAGCAGCTATACCCCGAAACAAAATGTTTCtggtgttaaaaataaagaaatacgaAAAGGTGAATCCTCCTCAGACCATTGGTgatttaaaggaagaaatataaTGAGTTTCTAGAgttatacctatagctgattcatgttgatgtttgacagaaaacaacaaaattccgtAGAgtaattatccttccattaaaaatatgaataaatttaaaaaaaagaaaagaaaagagttgtTTACGGACCAAAGAAACAGCCAACACGCTCGCCTTTCTCGCGCCGCCTCATATGAGTCCTCGCCCCCTCAGACGAGTCCCTCCCCCATGTCGCCTCCGGCCTATCACGGGCCGCGTGTCTCACGAGTCCCGCCCCCACGTCGTCCCCGGCCTATCCCGCGGCGCTTTCGCACCACTCCGCCGTCCCGTATCCCTGCCCGTGGCGCGCCCGCTCTGACCCTTGACCTCTCCCCGGACTTTCCCGCGCCTCTGAGTCCCACCTCCCAGAGCAAGAGACCCGCCCCCGCCCTCGCTCTGGGCCTATCCCACTTCGCGCCGCGTACTAGTCCCGCCCCCGCTCCGCGCCGGGTTGGCGCGCGGCTGTGACGTCACGGGCAAGAGAGGCGCGGCGGCCGAGCGGAGCCGCTCCGGGCCGCGGCCATGCCCAAGCGGGGCTGCCCCTTCGCGGATGCGGCCCCGCTGCAGCTCAAAGTGCGTGTCGGCCAGAGAGAGCTGAGTCGCGGCGTGTGCGCCGAGCGCCTCACGCGAGAGATTTTCGGTGAGTGCGGCGAAGCGGGGCTGGGCGGGGTTCCCCGCCGACCGCGCCCCCTGGAGCCGGGGCCCGTGTTGCCCGCCGCCTGACCGGGCTTAGGAGCGGCAAGTAGGACGGCGTGAATGCTCCCGCGTCCACGAcctgccccttccccacctcccgaAACGGACGGCTTCTGCGTGGGGCCGAGTCGGGGCTCGGTCCTGCGGGAATACTGGACTCACAGGAGCCCGCTCTGATCTGACCAGCCCAGCGAGAGGCCTCCGGGTCTCGCTTCCCGGGACTCGTCCCGGTGGGAAAGCCGGCAGAGGAACCCCATATAACCCGAGAGGCTTGTGTGGAGCGCGCCCTCCTTGCCAGGCGGTGTCTCTGCGGGAGACCCTGCCTCCCGGTTTGCTGGGGGGCCGGTCGAAGGAAGATTCTCCTGAGGGGCAGGCACGGGTCACCGAAAGACCCCTGCAGGCCCTCAGGTCTTCTGGAGGAACAAAGTCAAAGCCAGCTCCTGCGGGGTTAGGCAGGCAgacagggaaaggaaggaagttcgtggcagagggaacagcctgtGCAAAAACCGGGCAGCTGGAGTGTGCTGTCCGGCTCAGCGCGGCTGGACTGTCCGGTTGGAGAGATGTGAGGGTGCTGACCTAAGCCTTCCCTTCTGGCTTCCTCATGCACATTTTTGAGTGCATTGATAATACCGATCATCACTTTGGAGGGGTTAGCAGGTAATGTAAATGAGTGAAGCCTAGGGTACTTGGGCCAAACTGCAATTGTTCCTCTCTCAGGACATTCCAAAAACGGAAACACtgcaaacagaaagaagaaaggggttccctggtggctcagacagtaaagaatcctcctgcaatgagggaaacctggtttcgatccctgggtggggaagatccccaggaggagggcatggcaacccactccagtattcttgcctggagaatcccatgaacagaggagcctggtgggctacagtccatggggtcgcagagtcagacacgactgagcaactaacatacacacacacaagtcaatCTAGCTCTTGACCACGATGTCCTGGAGCACTTGCAGAGCTTGTCCCATGCAGAGCCTGTCGGGGAGGGAGTGCTAGGCTCCCTGGACATTCTCTGAGACAGGCAGGACATCGTGAGGCCCGTGTGAACTAATGTGTAATGTTTCCAAGTCTCTAACTTTGGCCTCTTTATGTTGAACTAGCCACAGGCCCTTGAAGACAAGGGTTAGCCTCACCACATGACCTgccctcccgcccccccccccccagtcccATCCTGTTATGAATGGGGagactggaggaggaggagctgggtgTGGCATGCTGTCATCACTTCAGTTGAGTTATCAGCCATGTGTTTCTGTCGATATCACCCAGCGCCAGCAGCTTCTAAGCTCTCCACCCTGGCTCTGTTGGGACAGGGCAGACAACCACAGAGCAATCCTGGGGCTGGCGCCTAGCATTTGACCTTGTGAAAGCCCGTAGTACCCTGATAGAAAGCTGCTGCTCAGGGGTAGGGAGATGTCCGGGCCCCACAGAGGTCTGGAAAGTTCTGGGGTACCTTGCCAGGAGCTCTGCAGCAGCCGAAAGGTTGCAGGCTCAGCTCTGAGCCTCTTGCTGTGCTTTAGTTGGTGATCCACAGCGCAGAGCTTCCTCTGTCGAAGGAGGCCTGCCTGTGGGTTCTGGGGAGGAGGTGAGGCCACACGTTGTGAAAAATGAGCAGAGTGACAGGACGGGGAGCCCAGATGGGGTTGCAGGGTGCAGAACCTGGCTGGAGGAGGTGCCTGCTGAGCCCGGGCAGGAGGGCAGCCTCGACAGGAGCAGCTTGGTTCCGGGTGGCTGGAAGACTGCTCAGAGGAGGGCTCAGCACACACGGTTCTGGGGACAGGCAGCCCCGCAGGGGCTTCCACACCACAGGGGGGTAAGCGGGCAATGCTTGTCCTCCCCAGAGAAGACCACGCAGCTCCTCTTCCGTGGGGCCCAGGCCTGCATGGACCCTGCGTGGGAGGAAGGCTGCGCCATCGTCCACATGCCAGAGTCCCCGAGGCCCGGCCCCACAGAAGCCCCTCGGGCTGCGCGCGGGCAGATGCTGATTGGGCCCGACGGCCGGCTGACCCGGAGTCGAGCACAGGCCTCCGAGGCTGGTGAGTAAGGCCTACAACAGGCGCTTCCCAGGTCTCTGCTGCAGACAGGATGGGGCGGGGGCTCTTCCTCCTGGGCTGGAGTCTGATGCCAAGAGCGGGGCAGATGCCTGGAGGCTCCCACTGCAGGAGGCTCTGCCACCTCTGACGTGTGGGAGCTGTGGACAGCTCTAACCGTTGGATCGAAAGGAGCAGACACCCCTCTGGGTGACCCTCGTGGGTGTCCTGCCTGCTTTCCACCTGTAGCTCTCATCCAAATCACTCTGCAGTGTGCTGTAGCCTCAGACTGTCACGTGCATCACTGGTTAAAAACTCCCACCCCCCAGGGCCCAGGAGCCCCTGTGTTAAGCCAGGACacggggaccacactttgaaaccCAGCTATGAGACGCACCAGGGGTTGAAGGCCTGGCGAGTTCTGCTGCAGGTGGTCAGGGGAAGAGCTGGCCCAGGCTCCCGACCTCTGGGTGCTGAGAGTTGCAGGTGGGCCTCAGGGAAGCCAGCTGGGATATCCCCCGGTGAACTGGTCCAAGCGCCGTGCTTCCGCATAGGGTGACTAGTGGTGGGTCAAGCGCTGGAGGAGGGTGGCCCGCTGTCCTCcggggggtgaggggaggcccCCGGTCCCAGGCCTCCCGGTCACCATTGGGCTGACTGCTGTTTCTTCCGCACAGACCCGGCTGGGGCGGCGTCGGGAGCCTGCTCGTCGTGCGTGCGGGCCGTGGACGGGAAGGCGGCGTGCGGCCAGTGCGAGCGGGCCCTGTGTGCGCGCTGCGTGCGCACCTGCTGCAGCTGCGGAGCCGTGGCCTGCGCCCTGTGCGCCCACGTGGAGTGagtgcggggcggggggggggggcctccCCGGGGTGTGTGAGTGCGGGCCCTGGGGCAGGGCCTCCTGGTCCTCTCGCCTCCCCCAACTGCCTGGTCCCCAAACACACTCAGAGCCCACCGCTCACCTGCCTGCATCTCGTGGCCGTGACGGGCCGGGCGCCCTGCCCTGTGtgatgaacagctgactcactccAGGGCCCCCTGGAGGCCGGGCCTTGGGCCTCCGAGCTGCAGCATGGCCCTGGCAGCGGGCATCCTGCCCGCGCCTGGTGATCCCTCAGCCCCCGGCTCCGGTGGGGCTGTGGGCTGGGTCGCTGCTGAGAGCCAGGCCTGGGATCAGCCACAGCCCGACTCTGTGGCGCCCACCTGGGGCAGCTGCCGCCTCCCAGCCCTTCAGCTCCTTCCCAGGGCGGTCTCCTGTTTGCCTCTTCCCTGCCTCGCTGGAGCCGTCCGGGGCCAGTCCACCTGCCGCACAGTTGGGGGCTGCCCGGGGCGTCAGGCCCCTGTGAGGCCTGAGCTGCGCCCCGGGGCTCCGAGGCTGGCGGGGCCACTCCAGCGAGGGCTCCAGACATTCACCATCACGCCCTGCAGGTGGATGtcccctgggggctgggggctgagggggTCTCCTCGGGCCGCCCCTCGTCAGCGGGCTCCGCACTCCGGCCTTGCCCCAGCCGCCCCCCTCGGGGACGTCCATCTCCGGGGGGCTGGCCGTGGGGGCTCGGCCGCCCGGGGGGCGGGACCCCCTCGTGACTGTCTCCATCTGGGCCGGGCGGTAGGCAGCTCACGGGACTCAGCCCTAACGCAGCTCCTCCCCTGCCCGGTCTCAGCTGCGGAGGCGACCTTCACGAGAGAGTGCTATGCTCCGGGTGCGCCGTGTTCGAGGCCTGAGCCCGCCGAACCGCCGCCCCACTGGGACCGCCCTGCCATCTCGACTGAGGAACCGGGGCAGggtgctttttctcttttgtattttgtgCTCCTGACGACCGAAGACAATAAATGCTTTATATTTGGACGAGAGGACTCACTTGCCAGCTCCTGGGGCCTGTGACCCGCCCACTCCACTGAGCTCTGCTGCCGCTCGGGGGTGGGCCGGGTCACAGAACGTCCCTGAAAGGCCACCGGACACGCTGCCGTCTcggggcctgggcctgggggacCCGCCCGCCCCTGCCCAGGAGGGTGGGTTCTCGCCGGGGGTGGGGCCTGAGGGAGGCAGCGGACAGGCGGGCCGGTTCCCACACACAGACCCCCGCAGCACTGTGTGCCAAGAGGAGCCCGTGGGCGGTCAGCCTGGCTCCCCGGAGGACCTGGCGGAGCCGGGAGGTGCGCTGGGGCGGGCAGCCGGGCCGCTGGCCAGCTGGAGGGTCAAGTGACCGCGGTCCTTAGGGGGCTGGGCCAGGGCAAGGTTTTCCCCCATGGGCAGAGCCTGGGACCCCGGCAGCAGGGAGGCGGAGGGCTTCGAGGAGGCCTTAGGTCTAAGAGAGGGGGTCACAAGTGAGTCCCGAGTCTTCTGAGCTGAGAACACTCAGGGGCTGCCTGGCTCAGCCCCGGGAGCACGGCATAAGGCCCTGGTCGGCGGTCGGCCGTCCTCCTCAGGGGTCACCTCCGTCCCCGCGTCCACCTGCAGACCGTGACCCCGGCGAGCAGGGGAAGAGAGGCTTGGCATGGCTCATCGTTGGGGACACAGGTCACCGTCGGGAGGAGCGACCTCGCCCCCATTAGGGTGCCCGCGGGGACATGGAGCCCCGTGCGCGGCCGTGGACAGCAGGCGGGGCGGCTTCGGGACAGCGCCGCAGTGACCCAGTGCTCCCGCCTGTGGCAGACACCCTGCAGGGAAGCAAGCCTGTGCACCGTGTTGACAGCAATGCCGTCCACGAGAGGACAGAGGAACACGCGTCCATCTGGGGGCAAGGGCTAAGCCAACACGGCCCGTCCCTA contains the following coding sequences:
- the SIVA1 gene encoding apoptosis regulatory protein Siva isoform X2; the protein is MPKRGCPFADAAPLQLKVRVGQRELSRGVCAERLTREIFEKTTQLLFRGAQACMDPAWEEGCAIVHMPESPRPGPTEAPRAARGQMLIGPDGRLTRSRAQASEADPAGAASGACSSCVRAVDGKAACGQCERALCARCVRTCCSCGAVACALCAHVDCGGDLHERVLCSGCAVFEA
- the SIVA1 gene encoding apoptosis regulatory protein Siva isoform X1, producing MPKRGCPFADAAPLQLKVRVGQRELSRGVCAERLTREIFEKTTQLLFRGAQACMDPAWEEGCAIVHMPESPRPGPTEAPRAARGQMLIGPDGRLTRSRAQASEAGPRSPCVKPGHGDHTLKPSYETHQGLKAWRVLLQVVRGRAGPGSRPLGAESCRPGWGGVGSLLVVRAGRGREGGVRPVRAGPVCALRAHLLQLRSRGLRPVRPRGLRRRPSRESAMLRVRRVRGLSPPNRRPTGTALPSRLRNRGRVLFLFCILCS